Proteins encoded within one genomic window of Aerosakkonema funiforme FACHB-1375:
- a CDS encoding sensor histidine kinase, whose product MENEVKMSVIPKNIEPYETACEQCENTLEVKVGQEKLCILKEELAACQAAQAERQHYKDLFDLAPDGYLVTDAQGVIQEANRAAATLLNVSQEFLAGKPLVIFVAEQQRRLFHAKLTRRMRLSNPVQEWDVLLVPCDREPINASARVTLMRDREGKPVALGWLLRDISDRKQAELALRKRKRLIQQIANTTPNLIYIFDLKQKRNIYINRQAYSCFGYTPSEIQAMGSTFFTEIFHPDCLPKLAEIKNRFATAKDGEVLEHEFFIKNIYGEWRWFHSWDIVFTRNADGTPEQILGTAIDITDRKHAEEISLDLERDKEISQLQNRFFTMASHDFRSPLSAILASAQLLENANEELTKEKRLRNIQRIQASAKTMTQLLDDILTINRADTGKLEFEPKLIDLKNICRAVVKKTEIAAASNYRINFRSEGKCKIAYMDDKLLQKILENLLSNAIKYSPQGGNIDFTIVCEPAEGSVAGMATFRISDRGIGIPPKDRKYLFEAFHRGKNVGTIPGSGLGLTVVKKCLQLHGGSIAVESEVGVGTTFTVTIPSSPASF is encoded by the coding sequence ATGGAGAACGAAGTAAAGATGTCCGTGATTCCTAAAAACATCGAGCCTTACGAAACAGCCTGCGAGCAATGTGAGAACACCTTGGAAGTAAAGGTTGGCCAAGAAAAACTCTGCATTTTAAAAGAGGAACTAGCGGCTTGTCAAGCAGCACAAGCCGAACGCCAGCACTACAAGGATCTGTTCGATTTGGCACCGGATGGCTACCTGGTGACGGACGCACAAGGAGTAATTCAGGAAGCCAACCGCGCTGCTGCAACTCTACTCAACGTGTCCCAGGAATTTTTGGCGGGTAAACCCTTGGTAATTTTTGTCGCCGAACAACAGCGTCGGTTGTTTCACGCCAAACTGACGAGGCGGATGCGCCTCAGCAATCCCGTACAGGAATGGGACGTGCTGCTTGTGCCGTGCGATCGCGAACCAATTAACGCTAGTGCCAGGGTAACTCTAATGCGCGATCGCGAAGGCAAACCAGTCGCCTTGGGTTGGTTGCTGCGGGACATCAGCGATCGCAAGCAAGCAGAGTTGGCGCTGCGGAAAAGAAAGCGTTTAATTCAACAAATTGCGAACACAACTCCCAACTTAATTTATATCTTCGATCTCAAGCAAAAACGTAATATCTACATAAATCGCCAAGCTTATTCCTGCTTTGGTTACACGCCGTCAGAAATTCAAGCAATGGGATCGACATTTTTTACAGAAATTTTTCACCCTGACTGCTTGCCGAAACTTGCAGAAATCAAAAACCGATTTGCCACAGCTAAGGATGGTGAAGTACTCGAACACGAATTTTTCATCAAAAATATCTACGGAGAATGGCGCTGGTTTCATTCCTGGGATATCGTCTTTACCAGAAATGCCGACGGTACGCCAGAACAAATACTCGGTACCGCCATAGATATAACCGATCGCAAGCACGCAGAAGAGATCAGTCTGGATCTGGAAAGAGATAAAGAAATCAGCCAATTACAGAACCGCTTTTTTACTATGGCATCTCACGATTTCCGCAGTCCCCTCAGCGCTATTTTAGCTTCGGCTCAATTACTGGAAAATGCCAACGAAGAATTAACAAAAGAAAAAAGGCTCAGGAATATCCAGCGCATTCAAGCCTCTGCTAAAACAATGACACAATTATTAGATGATATTTTGACAATCAATAGAGCCGACACCGGAAAGCTAGAGTTCGAGCCCAAACTAATCGATCTAAAAAATATTTGCCGCGCTGTCGTCAAGAAAACAGAGATTGCCGCTGCAAGCAACTACAGAATTAATTTTCGCAGTGAAGGTAAATGTAAAATTGCTTATATGGACGACAAACTGCTGCAAAAAATACTCGAAAATTTGCTCTCGAATGCGATTAAGTATTCGCCGCAGGGAGGTAATATTGATTTTACCATAGTTTGCGAACCGGCAGAGGGAAGCGTAGCGGGAATGGCTACTTTCCGAATTAGCGATCGCGGCATTGGTATCCCACCCAAAGATCGAAAATATTTGTTTGAAGCATTCCATCGCGGCAAAAATGTTGGTACTATTCCAGGTTCGGGACTCGGACTTACCGTTGTCAAAAAATGCTTGCAATTACACGGCGGCAGCATCGCAGTAGAAAGTGAAGTTGGGGTAGGTACAACCTTTACAGTTACTATTCCTTCTTCTCCTGCATCTTTCTGA
- a CDS encoding response regulator transcription factor, which translates to MRILLVEDDLLVAEALSEALTDQRYVVDVVHDGESAWQQIKTLCYDLILLDVMLPELDGLTLCKRLRSHGYSLPVIIITALDTSTDKVNGLDAGADDYIVKPIDLQELFARIRALLRRGIFSLPPVLGWGNLRLDPSTYEVAYQDRCLHLTPKEYCLLELFLRNGRRVLPRSVIIERIWSLESPPEESTVKAHIKSLRNKLRSVGAPNDLIETVHGVGYRLKQQESELVGSYRN; encoded by the coding sequence ATGAGGATTCTCCTAGTCGAAGATGATTTGTTGGTTGCTGAAGCTCTATCAGAAGCCCTGACGGATCAGCGTTATGTAGTTGATGTCGTCCACGATGGGGAATCTGCTTGGCAACAAATCAAAACCCTTTGCTACGACTTGATTCTGTTAGATGTGATGCTTCCGGAACTGGATGGGCTGACGCTTTGCAAACGATTGCGATCGCACGGTTACAGCCTACCTGTAATCATAATTACAGCCCTCGACACCAGCACGGATAAAGTCAACGGATTGGATGCCGGAGCAGATGATTATATCGTCAAACCGATCGATCTACAAGAACTATTTGCGCGAATTCGTGCTTTACTGCGACGGGGAATTTTTTCTTTACCGCCAGTTTTGGGGTGGGGAAACTTGCGCCTCGATCCAAGTACTTATGAAGTCGCTTATCAAGATCGATGTCTGCATTTAACCCCGAAAGAATACTGTTTGCTGGAACTTTTTCTCCGTAACGGTCGCCGGGTATTGCCCCGCAGTGTGATCATCGAAAGGATTTGGTCGCTAGAATCTCCCCCAGAAGAAAGTACTGTAAAAGCTCACATCAAAAGTTTACGCAACAAACTCAGATCGGTAGGAGCCCCTAATGACTTGATCGAAACAGTTCACGGTGTAGGTTATCGCCTCAAACAACAAGAATCTGAGCTTGTGGGCAGCTATCGTAATTAG
- the dhaK gene encoding dihydroxyacetone kinase subunit DhaK: MKKLINNPNDVVRESLEGMAIAHPDLIKVHFDPHFIYRADAPIHNKVAIISGGGSGHEPMHGGFVGFGMLDAACPGEVFTSPTPDQMLEAAKMVNSGAGVLNIVKNYSGDIMNFEMAAELAHSENIQVANILIDDDVAVKDSLYTQGRRGVGTTVLAEKICGAAAQAGYNLKQVANLCRQVNINGRSMGMALTSCTVPAKGSPTFQLGDDEMEVGIGIHGEPGRQRMSLKSADEITEMLAISIIEDSAYTRTVREWDANKGEWVEVELINPPLQSGDSVLAFVNGMGGTPLSELYIVYRKLAEICDRKGLKIVRNSIGPYITSLEMQGCSITLLKMNDEMIKLWDAPVKTPAFRWGM; this comes from the coding sequence ATGAAAAAACTCATCAACAACCCCAACGATGTAGTACGCGAAAGTCTGGAAGGCATGGCAATCGCCCATCCCGACCTGATCAAAGTCCACTTCGACCCCCACTTTATCTACCGCGCCGATGCACCAATTCACAACAAAGTGGCTATTATCTCCGGCGGCGGTAGCGGACACGAACCGATGCACGGCGGTTTTGTCGGTTTTGGAATGCTGGATGCTGCTTGTCCGGGCGAAGTTTTCACCTCTCCGACGCCCGACCAAATGTTAGAAGCTGCCAAAATGGTAAACAGCGGTGCAGGTGTTCTCAATATCGTCAAAAACTATAGTGGCGATATTATGAATTTCGAGATGGCGGCGGAACTCGCCCATTCAGAAAATATCCAAGTTGCCAATATTTTGATTGATGATGATGTCGCCGTGAAAGATAGTTTGTACACGCAAGGACGGCGGGGTGTTGGCACTACTGTTTTGGCTGAAAAAATTTGCGGTGCTGCTGCACAAGCGGGATATAATTTAAAGCAAGTTGCCAATCTTTGCCGCCAAGTTAATATCAACGGACGCAGTATGGGAATGGCGCTGACTTCCTGCACTGTACCCGCGAAAGGTTCGCCCACTTTTCAACTCGGCGATGATGAAATGGAAGTGGGGATTGGTATCCACGGGGAACCGGGAAGACAAAGAATGTCGCTGAAATCGGCGGATGAAATTACGGAAATGTTGGCTATTTCGATTATCGAAGATTCTGCTTATACTCGCACGGTGCGGGAATGGGATGCAAACAAAGGTGAATGGGTAGAGGTAGAATTGATTAATCCACCGTTACAAAGTGGCGATTCGGTTCTCGCTTTTGTCAATGGTATGGGAGGTACTCCTCTGTCTGAGTTGTATATTGTTTATCGCAAATTGGCAGAAATTTGCGATCGGAAGGGATTGAAGATTGTACGAAATTCGATCGGCCCTTACATCACCTCTTTGGAAATGCAAGGTTGTTCTATCACTTTGCTCAAAATGAATGATGAAATGATTAAACTTTGGGATGCGCCAGTCAAAACACCTGCTTTCCGTTGGGGGATGTAA
- a CDS encoding DNA methyltransferase translates to MKLPVHRWFRYSAGFSAQWVETVITKAKKMGEVTLLDPFAGAGTTLLAAEKVGVECYGVEAHPFIYRVARAKLLYRTDADAYQEQIIKVIKCAENLQPCIDDYPKLIRECFSKESLECLDRLRQASHKLSDDSPQSKLVWLTLIAILRHVSHVGTAPWQYILPSKIKKTSLEPMLAFKLMAETIATDMKIAEKLAKHEAQLFQSDARSCLGVPDDFANLVITSPPYANNYDYADATRLEMCFIGEIKGWGDLQTAVRQYLIRSCSQHVTSKNVNLDEVLTSTELDPIRYDIIKVCNQLSQERHLHGGKKNYHLMIACYFLDMAKVWHSLRRVCQHPATVCFVIGDSAPYGIYVPVIEWMGKLAKSAGFESFDFEQIRDRNVKWKNRKHKVPLCEGCLWVRG, encoded by the coding sequence ATGAAATTGCCAGTTCATCGCTGGTTTAGGTATAGTGCTGGTTTTTCTGCACAATGGGTTGAAACCGTTATTACTAAAGCGAAAAAAATGGGAGAGGTTACTCTTCTCGATCCTTTCGCTGGTGCGGGTACAACGTTGCTTGCTGCTGAGAAGGTTGGAGTTGAATGTTATGGCGTTGAAGCTCATCCCTTTATCTATCGCGTAGCAAGAGCAAAGCTTTTATATCGAACTGACGCCGATGCTTATCAGGAGCAGATAATAAAGGTTATAAAATGTGCTGAAAACTTGCAACCTTGTATCGATGATTATCCCAAGCTGATTCGCGAATGTTTCAGTAAAGAATCACTTGAATGCTTAGATAGGTTGCGACAAGCTTCCCATAAATTGTCTGATGATTCTCCGCAATCCAAATTGGTTTGGTTAACGTTAATAGCCATTCTCCGTCATGTTTCTCATGTAGGCACTGCACCTTGGCAGTACATTTTACCGAGCAAAATAAAAAAAACAAGCTTGGAGCCAATGTTAGCTTTTAAACTGATGGCAGAAACCATTGCGACCGATATGAAAATAGCAGAAAAACTAGCCAAACATGAGGCTCAACTGTTTCAATCTGATGCTCGTAGTTGCCTTGGTGTTCCGGATGACTTTGCTAACTTGGTAATCACCTCGCCACCCTACGCGAACAACTATGATTATGCCGATGCTACACGCCTTGAGATGTGCTTCATAGGAGAAATTAAAGGTTGGGGCGATCTTCAGACTGCTGTGCGTCAATACTTAATTCGATCGTGTTCGCAGCACGTAACAAGTAAGAATGTAAATTTGGATGAAGTTCTGACTTCCACCGAATTAGATCCAATTCGATATGATATTATCAAAGTCTGTAACCAGTTATCGCAAGAGCGTCATCTACATGGGGGGAAAAAAAATTATCATCTGATGATTGCGTGCTACTTTTTAGATATGGCGAAAGTTTGGCATTCACTTCGTCGAGTTTGCCAGCATCCTGCAACTGTTTGCTTTGTGATTGGCGATTCTGCTCCCTACGGAATTTATGTGCCGGTAATTGAGTGGATGGGAAAGCTGGCAAAATCTGCGGGATTTGAATCATTCGACTTTGAGCAAATTCGGGATCGCAACGTCAAATGGAAAAACCGCAAGCACAAAGTTCCTCTGTGTGAAGGTTGCTTGTGGGTGCGAGGATAA
- a CDS encoding putative Ig domain-containing protein, with product MNLTVNPVNDAPFVFNPITQKTAFANDLFNYSFPADTFKDIDVGDNLTYTATLINGEPLPSWLFFNSFTRNFVGEPSASDVGTFTLVVKATDNAGASVTNPFNLTVINADTDCFCDQIPPTSPDSLPGVSVDENPTDNNLFGGDGNETLSGTAANDGLFGNGGDDLLVGKEGNDNLFGGDGNDTGFGSRERDWIAGNAGNDILNGNAGSDVLNGNAGNDTVRGGQENDLVRGGQNDDLLWGDYGDDTVSGDVGNDTVFGGASETDLFDGRDLLFGGDGDDVLNGNAGDDTLFGNDGNDTVRGGLNNDIVCGDAGDDALLGDLGNDSLCGEDGNDTLYGGNGSSSAVGANGEQDYLCGGIGNDWLFGNEGQDWLNGEEGNDTLIGGKDNDSLYGGAGDDWLAGDLGSDFLTGGSGRDLFVFAYTTVGDTIADFQDGVDLIYLQGNLTFQQLAIAPSSNNTIITIKSTGQLLATLNNIQANQIGQEDFSVN from the coding sequence GTGAATTTAACAGTTAACCCAGTTAACGACGCGCCTTTTGTCTTTAATCCCATCACCCAGAAAACCGCGTTCGCCAATGACTTGTTTAATTACAGCTTCCCCGCTGACACTTTCAAAGATATTGATGTTGGCGATAACCTCACCTATACCGCTACTTTAATTAACGGCGAACCTCTACCGAGTTGGTTATTTTTCAATTCATTTACGCGGAATTTTGTTGGCGAACCTTCCGCTAGCGATGTGGGTACTTTCACGTTAGTTGTCAAAGCAACTGACAATGCGGGTGCTAGCGTTACCAACCCATTTAATTTGACAGTTATTAACGCAGATACGGATTGTTTTTGCGACCAAATTCCTCCTACCAGTCCTGACAGTTTACCTGGTGTATCGGTTGACGAAAATCCAACTGATAACAACTTATTCGGCGGTGATGGTAACGAAACTCTCAGCGGTACTGCTGCTAATGATGGACTTTTCGGTAATGGTGGCGATGACTTGTTAGTAGGGAAAGAAGGTAACGATAACTTATTCGGCGGTGACGGTAACGATACTGGTTTTGGTAGTAGGGAAAGAGACTGGATTGCGGGTAACGCTGGCAACGATATACTCAACGGTAACGCTGGCAGCGACGTACTCAACGGTAACGCTGGCAACGATACTGTCCGTGGCGGTCAAGAGAATGACTTGGTGCGAGGCGGTCAAAATGATGACTTGCTGTGGGGGGATTATGGGGATGATACTGTGAGTGGCGATGTGGGAAATGATACTGTGTTTGGCGGTGCTAGCGAAACGGATCTTTTTGACGGACGCGATTTGTTATTTGGCGGCGATGGGGATGATGTGCTTAATGGTAATGCTGGCGATGATACGCTGTTCGGCAATGACGGTAATGATACGGTGCGAGGCGGTCTAAATAATGACATTGTTTGCGGAGATGCGGGGGATGATGCGCTGTTAGGCGATTTAGGCAACGATAGTTTGTGCGGTGAGGATGGCAACGACACTCTCTACGGCGGGAATGGCAGTTCTTCTGCTGTTGGCGCTAATGGGGAGCAAGATTACCTGTGTGGCGGTATCGGTAATGATTGGCTGTTCGGTAATGAAGGACAAGATTGGCTGAATGGAGAAGAAGGCAACGATACCCTCATTGGCGGTAAAGATAATGACTCTCTCTATGGCGGCGCTGGCGATGACTGGCTGGCAGGAGATTTGGGTAGCGATTTCCTCACAGGTGGTAGCGGACGCGACTTGTTTGTGTTTGCTTATACCACGGTCGGCGATACGATCGCTGACTTCCAAGATGGTGTAGATTTGATTTACTTACAGGGTAATTTGACTTTCCAACAGTTAGCGATCGCGCCTAGCAGCAATAACACTATTATCACCATTAAAAGCACTGGTCAACTGTTAGCTACTTTGAACAATATTCAAGCCAATCAGATCGGACAGGAGGATTTTTCTGTCAACTAA
- the dhaL gene encoding dihydroxyacetone kinase subunit DhaL: protein MLTKQQILDWLQSVAVVLEQNKNYLTELDAAIGDADHGINMNRGFQKVITQLPGVADKDIGTILKTVSMTLISSVGGASGPLYGTLFLRASTAAAGKQELNNQDTIAFLEAAVDGVVQRGKANLGDKTMLDALSPAKNAFKQAVADGASTQEALQKAVAAAEEGVKNTIPLVAKKGRASYLGDRSIGHQDPGATSSYLILKTLLETITPA, encoded by the coding sequence ATGCTTACAAAACAGCAAATTTTAGACTGGTTGCAGTCTGTTGCAGTAGTTTTAGAACAGAATAAAAATTATCTGACGGAACTCGATGCCGCTATTGGCGATGCGGATCACGGTATCAATATGAATCGCGGTTTCCAAAAGGTAATTACTCAATTACCCGGTGTCGCCGATAAAGATATCGGTACTATTCTCAAAACAGTTAGCATGACTCTAATTTCCTCTGTCGGTGGTGCTAGCGGCCCACTTTACGGTACTCTATTTTTGAGGGCGAGTACGGCAGCTGCGGGAAAGCAGGAATTAAACAATCAAGATACGATCGCTTTCTTGGAAGCTGCTGTCGATGGTGTTGTACAAAGGGGTAAAGCGAACTTGGGTGATAAAACAATGTTGGATGCTTTATCACCAGCTAAAAATGCTTTTAAGCAAGCCGTTGCTGATGGTGCGAGTACGCAAGAAGCGTTACAAAAAGCGGTAGCTGCTGCTGAGGAAGGAGTGAAAAATACGATACCTTTGGTGGCGAAGAAAGGAAGAGCGAGTTATTTGGGCGATCGCAGCATCGGTCACCAAGACCCAGGTGCTACTTCATCTTATCTTATCCTCAAAACTCTGTTAGAAACCATCACCCCTGCATGA
- a CDS encoding alpha/beta fold hydrolase produces MTAAINSKFVKIQGANIHYLESGEQNTKSVLFLHGASFSSQTWKDIGTLNLLAEKEYRAVAVDVPGYGNSERISGSPGEFLLEVIEVLNLNKPVLISPSMSGNYSLPFVVNHSEKLSGFVPVAPVGIMMFTQQLQGIQLPTLAIWGSNDTIVPVAIADELLKVMPNADKIVLENAGHACYMRATDEFHQHLINFCDRCLSKS; encoded by the coding sequence ATGACCGCAGCTATCAATTCTAAATTTGTCAAGATTCAGGGTGCAAATATTCATTATCTCGAATCGGGAGAACAGAATACCAAATCAGTGTTGTTTCTCCACGGCGCAAGTTTTAGTTCCCAAACTTGGAAAGATATCGGGACTCTGAATCTATTAGCTGAAAAAGAATACAGGGCAGTTGCTGTGGATGTTCCCGGATATGGAAATTCTGAGAGAATATCTGGTTCGCCTGGAGAGTTTTTGCTGGAAGTAATTGAGGTATTAAACTTAAATAAACCAGTTTTAATATCTCCATCTATGAGTGGAAATTACAGTTTACCTTTTGTTGTCAATCATTCAGAAAAGTTGAGCGGGTTTGTTCCTGTTGCGCCTGTGGGGATTATGATGTTTACTCAGCAATTGCAAGGAATCCAATTGCCGACGCTGGCAATTTGGGGAAGTAATGATACGATCGTCCCTGTGGCAATTGCCGATGAGTTGCTGAAAGTGATGCCGAATGCCGATAAGATAGTATTGGAAAATGCGGGTCACGCCTGCTATATGCGGGCAACTGATGAGTTTCACCAACACTTAATTAATTTTTGCGATCGCTGTTTATCAAAAAGTTAA
- a CDS encoding S66 peptidase family protein produces the protein MTYDRRQFITTFGMAALATQLPQIAKADSFPPSQIIKPPQLKVGDTVGLVNPAGVTSAEDIEDAKKTLESLGLKIKLGNHLLDRYGYLAGKDSDRAADVNAMFADSSVQAIIAGRGGWGCNRILPLLDYKLIRNNPKIMMGYSDITSLLLAIYVKSGVVTFHGPVGTSTWNEFTTNYAKRILFNGENVVMQNPPSSGETTTTPICTQTITPGKAKGKLVGGNLSVLAAMVGSAYLPDWKQTILFVEEVEEEVYRVDRMLTQLKLAGILNQIAGFIFGQCTDCDPKDREKSLTLMQVLREHIQPLGIPAWYGSAIGHIKDKFTLPIGVQVQIDALSGTIEMLESATISRSH, from the coding sequence ATGACATACGATCGCCGTCAATTTATCACCACTTTTGGCATGGCAGCATTAGCTACCCAATTGCCACAAATCGCCAAAGCTGACTCTTTTCCACCATCACAAATTATTAAACCGCCCCAACTGAAAGTAGGCGATACGGTTGGGTTAGTTAACCCTGCTGGTGTTACTTCTGCTGAAGATATCGAAGATGCCAAGAAAACGTTAGAATCGCTGGGATTAAAAATTAAATTGGGCAATCATTTGCTCGATCGCTACGGTTATCTGGCAGGTAAAGATAGCGATCGCGCTGCTGATGTCAATGCTATGTTTGCCGATTCATCAGTGCAGGCAATCATCGCCGGACGAGGCGGTTGGGGTTGCAATCGCATTTTACCATTGTTGGATTACAAACTCATCCGCAACAATCCAAAAATTATGATGGGCTACAGCGATATTACTTCGTTGCTGTTAGCAATTTATGTGAAAAGTGGTGTGGTAACTTTTCACGGGCCAGTGGGAACATCCACTTGGAATGAGTTTACAACAAATTACGCCAAGCGGATTTTGTTTAATGGTGAAAATGTGGTGATGCAAAATCCCCCTAGTAGCGGCGAAACTACCACTACTCCCATTTGTACGCAAACAATTACCCCCGGAAAAGCTAAGGGTAAATTGGTGGGTGGCAATTTATCTGTGTTGGCAGCAATGGTAGGGTCTGCTTATCTGCCTGACTGGAAACAAACTATTTTATTTGTGGAAGAAGTGGAAGAGGAAGTTTACCGAGTTGACCGGATGCTGACGCAACTGAAATTGGCAGGAATTCTCAACCAAATTGCTGGTTTTATTTTTGGACAATGTACTGATTGCGATCCAAAGGATCGGGAAAAATCGCTCACACTGATGCAAGTTTTAAGAGAACACATACAACCATTGGGAATTCCTGCTTGGTACGGTTCGGCGATCGGTCATATTAAAGATAAGTTTACTTTGCCAATTGGCGTGCAAGTACAAATCGATGCGCTCTCCGGCACTATTGAGATGTTAGAGAGCGCTACAATTAGTCGATCGCACTAA
- a CDS encoding DNA methylase translates to MAESFSHKLGQIIGNLIQEFIRETLEEVANEQSLYLDYQKKRKARPSKKVSWEDRYGNSHDLDYVLERGGTENTRGLPAAFIETAWRRYTKHSRNKAQEIEGALIPLADTYSHLRPFLGAILAGVFTPGSLNQLQSKGFEILYLQYDSIVQAFASVGIDASFDEKTPEVEFQNKIGQWNTLSPPEVAEIKNKLLSLEKVSIDSFINSLHQSFSRRIQGVTVTVLHGLPQQITNIEQAIEYIENYADTQPTPASALKYEVDIRYNNGDLIHAILQTKAETIRFLRTFA, encoded by the coding sequence ATGGCAGAGTCATTTTCACATAAATTGGGTCAGATTATCGGCAACTTAATTCAAGAGTTTATTCGAGAAACACTTGAGGAAGTTGCTAACGAGCAAAGTCTTTACTTGGATTATCAAAAAAAGCGCAAGGCACGCCCTAGTAAAAAGGTATCGTGGGAGGATCGTTATGGCAACTCTCACGACCTTGATTATGTACTCGAACGAGGTGGGACAGAAAATACTCGCGGACTTCCAGCCGCATTTATTGAGACTGCATGGCGACGCTACACTAAGCATTCTAGAAACAAAGCTCAAGAAATCGAAGGAGCGCTTATCCCTCTGGCAGATACTTATAGTCACTTGCGCCCATTCTTAGGTGCTATCCTGGCAGGTGTTTTTACTCCCGGTTCCCTTAATCAATTACAATCTAAAGGGTTTGAAATTCTCTATCTTCAATATGACAGCATAGTTCAGGCATTTGCATCTGTTGGGATTGACGCATCTTTTGATGAAAAGACACCAGAAGTAGAGTTTCAGAATAAGATTGGCCAATGGAATACATTATCGCCGCCAGAAGTTGCAGAAATTAAAAATAAATTACTAAGTTTAGAAAAAGTTAGTATAGATAGCTTTATAAATTCTTTACATCAGTCATTTTCACGCCGCATTCAGGGGGTAACGGTTACTGTCCTACACGGACTGCCTCAGCAAATTACTAATATCGAGCAAGCTATTGAATACATTGAAAATTATGCAGATACTCAACCCACGCCCGCGTCGGCATTGAAGTACGAAGTCGATATTCGCTATAACAATGGAGATTTAATTCATGCGATCTTACAGACTAAAGCTGAAACCATTAGATTTTTAAGGACGTTTGCTTGA
- a CDS encoding DNA adenine methylase, producing the protein MQQLSLFENNQLDRITNVSSVPQRSPFRYPGGKTWLVPRIRQWLDSLQKQPSEFIEPFAGGGIVSLTVAFEDLANHVTMVEIDEEVAAVWHTIINGDGEWLAAQIVNFNLSQTSVNTVLTVNNILIQEKAFKTILKNRVNRGGILAAGAGTIKSGENGKGLRSRWYPETLKKRIIEIMKRRERITFIEGDGMEVLKANAHRTDAVFFIDPPYTAAGKKAGSRLYNYSEIDHEELFRLASAIAGDFLMTYDNTEEVRQLAQKHGFDTQTVAMKNTHHAKMTELLIGRNLDWCR; encoded by the coding sequence ATGCAACAACTATCCCTGTTTGAAAATAACCAACTCGATCGCATTACCAATGTTTCTTCAGTTCCTCAGCGCAGTCCTTTCCGATATCCAGGTGGAAAAACTTGGTTAGTACCCCGAATTAGACAATGGCTAGATAGTTTACAAAAGCAACCATCTGAGTTTATTGAACCTTTTGCTGGTGGTGGTATCGTCAGTCTCACCGTTGCTTTTGAAGATTTGGCAAATCATGTCACAATGGTGGAAATAGATGAGGAAGTGGCGGCTGTTTGGCATACTATTATTAATGGTGATGGGGAATGGTTAGCCGCTCAAATTGTTAATTTTAATCTATCGCAGACATCTGTAAATACAGTGCTAACGGTAAATAATATTTTAATTCAAGAAAAAGCATTTAAAACTATTTTAAAAAATCGTGTTAATCGGGGTGGTATCTTAGCGGCGGGTGCTGGCACGATCAAAAGTGGTGAAAATGGCAAAGGGTTAAGATCGCGCTGGTATCCTGAGACGCTGAAAAAGAGAATTATAGAAATTATGAAAAGGCGCGAGCGTATTACCTTTATTGAAGGCGATGGTATGGAAGTGTTAAAGGCAAATGCTCATCGTACTGACGCCGTATTTTTTATCGATCCGCCCTATACAGCAGCAGGTAAAAAGGCTGGGAGTCGCCTTTATAATTATTCCGAGATTGACCATGAAGAATTGTTTAGGTTGGCAAGTGCGATCGCAGGTGACTTCCTGATGACTTACGATAATACTGAAGAGGTGCGGCAACTGGCACAAAAACACGGATTTGATACGCAGACTGTGGCGATGAAAAATACCCATCATGCCAAGATGACAGAATTACTAATCGGTCGCAATTTGGATTGGTGTAGATGA